GTGCTTTAGCTAGTAATAAATTACCACAATATATGTACAGCAGAGAAAAGAGTACTTTAATTAAAGCATTAGTTAACACTTTCTCATTGTCTGCTGcaaatgttatttttaaaacaGTTGAATGGACTCTTGTGGGTCTTATTATCATTAAAATGTAAGTATTTCAATAAACTGTAGATATTTAATCATCATAAAAATGATcaatgttttaatatattttacttaGGTTGAGTATGATAGATCCTGAGCTAAAATTTGTATTGTTAAGTAAACAAGCATCAATGTACATCTCAATGATTTTAATGTCATACAAGTTGGATCCAAATTATTTAGATAGATTAGTAatggaattaattaataatacagaTAAACAAATAcctgtataataataaaaatactaatGTCGCTTAAATTATGCATATTATATAACATCCCTACTctttgaatattatatattacattgaaagtatatacatatttttatatttattgtataatataagtggaataaagatatatatatgaaatttttattatgttTTAAATTCATTCTTCATTcaattcattatttattaaaattaaaaaaacgtacaacataaaaaaataaatgttcaTAAGTTACATAATTAAGTTTCATTtttgaatatattaataaaaaaagttACATTATGTTTACAACGCTGGTGTAGGTACACCAGTAAGAGGAGAGGGTGGACATTCAAGTCCTAATGTATCTATTTGTGTTGTAGTTAACTGATCCTCCATGGAGCGATTCCCAATTTTATCACGTAAAGCTTCATAAAGATTATGTACTGCTTCATTATGCTTAAATTATACATGAGGTTATGAAACTGTTATATagttatgatataatataactttattttttcttttaataaaaatatattacctgACTAGTTGGTTGGAGCGCTTTTATTAGTGTATGAAGACGAGTCGGGGGTAACTTTAGATGGATGTACCAAAGTAACTTTAATAAATGGCGTGTAACATTGTCTCTGCCTAATCCAGCTAAGAAAAATTCGTCAAAGATGACTGTACAGAATGATTCATTAGGAAATTCATCAgccatatttaatattaataatgatacCTGTAAATCATGTGTAAATTAATTAGTTATTATGCTATCAATGATTATTCAGTTTTAAGTAAAATGTGCTTACTAAAGTGTGTAAAAAGGGATCTTCAAATGCACGTTGTGCTTGACAATTTGGTAAAGTAGCTAATACTCTCATTAAACCTCTAGCATCACCTCTACCTCTTCCTATTCCACCACCACCTCCTACATGTAATGCGTAATACATAGACAAAACTGCAGCAACTCCTGAAAGCTGTGCATATGCTTGACAAGCATCAGGAGGAGGACCAGAATGTTCTATTATAGCAATTGCACTTTCTCTCTCATCAGGTGGAAGTTTACAATTTAATTGTCTTATTTGATCATCGACCTAAAATATGAATTActaattattacatttatttaaaattacatattactatatacagCCTATGTAAGTTTACCATTAAAGACATAAGTGCAGGTAGAAATTTTGTCACAACTTGACTATCTAGTTTTGGTTCTTTAAAATCTTGTGAATCAATCATTTGCCAAGCAGATAAACCTAATGCAAGCATTCTGAGTAACAATACAAGAACTGCATTTTCTCTAGGCAGTGCTTCACCATTTATCAAATGAAGTGCAATTTTGATTGCACTACTAGCAAGGAAATTTACTGCATATGGATCACATAATATCATGCTTAGATCACCCAAGACTTGTTCTTGACCTCTCTGTAAAAAATTGCAGatcattttactttctatcaataaataaataggtattattattaaatgcaaatatttttattacatacCTTAATACTATCCAAAAAACCTTGTAATTCACGAGATCTTTTAATGTCAACATTCTTTTCTCTAATACATGCATCAAGGCACCAAGTAAATTTATGACATGGATCAACAGAAATAATATCTTGTacctaaatatttattatttagataatattatattcattttacATAATATTGTATAAGTAATTTAAAATGATACAAATTTACCTCTAAATCATGTAAGGCCATTAATAATTCTGCTCTTAATgtacaataatgtatattttttgtacgtaaaaataaagttcTTAAAAATTGTAATACCATGTCATATAATTTTACACTATGTCCAATCATATGTGCTAGTTTTTGTACTACTTCACCTTGTCTTCTTacctaaatatataaattatataattagaaattcacaatttttttatgaatatttatttctaatataCTATACCTTGGGAGAAGGCATAAAGAAAAGACTATTTAAGTTTCGATGATCAAATAATATTTGTTCTTTCTCAATGATATATCGACTAAATAGTGGAGAAACTTCATCTCCAAATAAACTCTGATTATCTTTCCAAATTTGACGTTTAACTTCAGTGTCTGCATCATTGTATAATTCTTTTTCTCGAACAAGTACTCGTAAATATTTATCTTCTATGTGTGGGGTGTTTCTTAAAATACACATAACAACTGGCCTTAGTGCTGCAACTCTTACAGCTGGAAAACTTTTGGACAATAATTCTTTTAATCTTCTGTCACCTGCTGAACCTCTGTCTGCTCTTTCTGTTCCAATTTcattaattctttttattaacttttctcTTAATTCTTCAAGAACTGATGCATGAAAATCTAGTCTTCTTACTCCATGAAGATCAAGTAAAGGTAACATTGGACGTAAAGATGGTAATAAAATACCATTTTCTAATTGAAATTCTTCAATTGCTTTTAGCGGGTCTGTACAACTTGTTAAAGCATCTCTTAAGAAACCTTGCCCAGGTATACCAAGGTCATCCAAACCATTTCCAATCTCACAACTATTTTTCACAGTATTCATTACTGTTTTGTTTATCTATATAGAATATCTTTACACACAAATGAATACagaattataaagtaatattatatgattgaataaattttttaataattgcgATATATTTTAAGATGTACAAAGAATTATctctaaatatttttcatttttaattacaattatttCTCAAATACGATTTCTCatcgtataaataattttgtattactTTTATAGAATCTGAAATTATCAGTATATTGttgtatatcattacgatatcaCAATAAATTTAGCAATGACttattgaatttatatatatacctgCTTAAACCAACAGTGAATAGAAAGAATATAACTATTTATACTTATTCTGTTTCCTTTTACGAAATATGTACCTAtagctatatatgtatatgtatatttatatatagataaCACAAATGCAGCTCAGATGAATatactatgtgatgtataaagATCAAAATTACTCAAATATTGTATTCAGATTGCTATTCTCTTAAATATAATGTAAATTAAAGTATAAATAAGATATAGAAATTGTCTCTAAATTTGTTAAGTGATTTGATTCGGGAAGGAATATATACCGTTTAACATTCATTCATAAAATAGTAGTATTTTAGGTTAGTATGGCACAATCAACAGCTAGTGGAACGTCTTCTCGACGATATATGAGAGAACACGATGTTAATGGACCATCTTCATCACGCTATGTGGATAGTGAATGGGAAACTAAAGAGGTAATAGTTAAAATTTGTTACTCTTATCTTTGAACCATAACAAATTGATCTTGTTactttacataaaaaataaattatactctatacatatgaaatattaaatgattattattaatttgacTATTAATATGAATAACTTAACtattaatatgaaatattaaaaacattttaCTCTTACTTATTTCTCTATAAACAATAGCAAtgattacatatatttattttaataatagaataatatttacatatagctttttattttcaatatccTTAGGCTTTAAGACAAAGAGAACTTGAGGAAGCAAGAGCAAGAGCTGCACAAATGGAAAAAACAATGAGGTGGTGGTCAGATTGTACCGCTAACTGGCGAGAAAAGTGGAGCAAAGTACGTAATGAAAGGAATATGGCAAGAGAAGAAGCAAAGACGCTTAGATCAAAATTAGAAATTGCTGTAAAGGATGCAAATAGTTATAAACACGAATGTCAGGAACTTGAATTACAAAATgaacaattaaaaaaagaaatggaaaaaatacATATGGTATTGCTAAAACACGCTGGCCAATTTGAtcaacaaatttttacagttttagAATCAGATCCACAATTAAGAAATACATTAGGTATAGATGAATTATTGAAGTTTTACAATAATGTGGAACAAAGTGAAAGTGTAAATTCTCAGAAAGATTTACTTACTTGTAAAGTTCTTGATGACTCTAATGTTTGCTTAGGAAGTCATAGTATCTTGCCAGATAGAGATATTGAAGAATATGTATTACAAGGTGCAGTGCCAAAACATGCTGTAGAATTATATAAAGAGAGTCCTCTTAATTCATTAGATAAAGATATTGCAAGATTAGTTGCAGATTCTAATTCAGTAGAAGATAATGTAGAGAAAAATTCATCTTCATTACAAACACGTACAGATGATTCATATgtacaaaaaataattttactccAACATAAATTGGATGAAGCTACAAAAACTATTTCTACTGAAAGAGAGTAAGaacatgaaaaattattatttatttatatctaaaTTCAATTTACTGAATTAATTggattttattttaatagagAAAAAAATTCTTTACATCGTGGtatagaaaaattgaaagcagaaataatacaattaagAAAACAGTGTGAAGAATTAGAAGAAAGCAAAGCTGATGTTACAAGAGAATTACTTGAATTGAAAGATCGGTTTCAAATTAAGCTTAGCGATGTACAAGCTGGTATAATTGATGAAGCTTCCAGTAGAGAAGGAATGAATCGTCGTCTGTGTGAACTTAGGGCTGAGGTAGatcttataaatataaatattgaaatatatttaaaactttgatatatttgtaattatttgtGATTATATGATTTTAGTTAGAGAAACTTCAAGCAGAAAATGCAGCCGAATGGGGAAAACGAGAACGTTTGGAAACAGAAAAAATTTCTTTAGAACGTGAAAATAAGCAACTTCGTAATGAATTAAATGATTTACAAGAAAGGATAGAATCTCGACGATCACGTCCAGTTTCCACATCAGACAGTGATACAAGACAATTGCAACAAGAATTTTTAGTTAGGAATGTGGTTTGTACTATGTACTAACACTttaatttgaatataatatatgtTTAGTATATGATTAtactaatttaattaaacatttttattattgtctaTTGTTAGACAATATTGAAAAAATCTCTGGAAGAAAAAACAACAGAACTTTCACATGCCATGAGAAGATCAGAACAATATGAAGCAGAAGTAAAGAGAGTTAGAGCGAGAGTAGAggaattgaaaaaagaattagCTGCAGTTCAAGATGAAGTGGATGCTGCAACTAACAGTGTTCGTAAATTACAACGAGCAAATGAGGATCTCTTAGAACAGTTAGAATCAGCTAATGTACAATTGGAACATTTTCGAAATAGGTAAATAGtaacaatatttattaatatcttgaATATATGATATATCCACATTTTTTTAGTTAAATTATAGAACTCATATTGACAATTAATTTGTTATCAGTACTGATACCTACTCGGTAGATGTAGGAATAGGAGAAAATCTTGAAGAAAAATTACATATAACCAATGATGGCAAATTAACGAATGGTAAGTTTCAATATATTGATTTTTGTatcaatttaataaatataaataaatcgtaTAAATACTATTTCAGAATATGAGCCACAGGAAGCCTAGTATTCActcattttaataataatattaaattaattcgaGCAATGATAAATGTGAAACTTGGAATGTGAAAAGCAATtttttccatattttccaaAATGTATACACCAGTCGATGTAGTAATACTTTTGAATTATCATAACCCTGTTAAATATATAAgaacttatttatttaataactgaactgaaataatgaaatattattgtttatttcaGTATTGTATTATTGTTTAAATTAGACTATTTTTTCAAGTTTGTATTATAATTTGctcttttttattaattttacctataactgtatatatatataattctttttGTAATGTTTTATACTATGAACACTTTtgtgaatattttaaatatttcttacttATAAAAATTCACATTCCAATGTAttatgttttaaatatttttactgtatgtatataaataatgtatataacttaaatcatatatgtatgtaatttcaaattttgtttCTTACCTAAAGACTGGTGAAGTTAGATAATGAGAGATTATCTGTACCATCTATGATACCTGATATTTATATGTGCTTCTAATTTTTGTGTGGTTTGTAAAATAAGGTCTAAAAAATCGTGAATGTACCTATGTCTATATTATATGGAAGTTAATGCCCTAATTTTAAGTAGAAGAACTATTTTAATTCAAACTTGACTGTAATGAATTTAAAAGAggtcatatatatttattaattgatGTAATTGATATCTGAAGGCGAATAGAAAGTAGAATCCtttatttgtttaatatatGTTTTATTGATAAAAAAGGTTAGATACTAAAATTTGATGCAGCATTAAATTTAAAATGTACACTCAGTACAAGTACCTCAATAAAAATGATATGTAGTGTGTATATgtgaaagaaataatagaaatattattacatTCATAAGATATATGAATGATCATAAATATTAATGCAAGGATAAACAAGAAGAATAAtctaaattgtaataaaaaaatatctctAATATTagtaaagtataaaataatctATGAATAAAAACTAAGTTTTTTTAAACAATACAAAAGAGTTTTTAAACCTTATAATCACTATCTAACATTTCATGGGAGTGCCATCGGGATATGTCGGCATTTTTGGTTTGCAAATTTTTGTTCTACCATTAGAACCATATACAATATTGCAAGAGAATGTAAAATATCCACAAGTTGAACTTTTCGTGTAATAACGATGTTCATATTTCCTTGGTGAATTTCTACCATCTAGTTTACCAGCAATGCTGTTTGTTATTGTATAATAACTTGGTTTCATTGGTACATTAGAATTGAATTTCGGATATTCTGTTGAAGTTTGATATTGGATTTGTGGAAAAGTATTTTTTTGCTTTTCTTTAGATGCAGCATAACTTTCTATTAATCTTTCATGATTAGTTTTAAGAGATCTGATTTCTGAAATAGGTGATTTATTTTCGTAAGTTATACTTGGTTCTTTTGGAATCAGAGAAACTGTTTGAGATTGAGATTTCCCATCGCCATGAGTAATAATTTTATCACCAGCTACAGATGTTACTCTACCACGAAAGCCAGGTGGTATAGTGTACCTTGATTGTAATGATTGTCCAGGTTGGAGGACATCACCAACTTGTGGTGCATTAGTATCTTGTTTCACATGAACGTCATACTGATTTCCAGCTGCAACATGTAATGTTTGTAATTGATAGTTACTATTATTTTGTTCTGCAGCATAGCTTTTTGAAATCTTCGGATTCATTGAAGTTTGAAATGATGACATGTCATAATCTTCGCCATTATATTCTTCTTCATAATCATATACTGAATCATCCAGTTGGGACTTTTCAACAGATTGATCTGTTTTACTAGTAATATTTCGCGAATTGTCATCTGGCTTAGTAAAAGTTCTTCTTTGGAAACTAGAACTAGTTTGTAAACCTGACTGAAGTTTGTCTTGATTATATTCATTATCTGAGGCTGTATTTATCCTTTCACTACTATTCTTCTGTACAATTTGTGGTCCATAAGACGGTTTGAATGGTTTAAACAGCTCACTATCCGTAAGATTGAAGTTGAATGGCTTTCTGGAAGTTGCTGCACCAGAGCCCGATCCTGCTTGTGCAGCACCAGTGTAAGTAATTCCATATTGGAAAGATCCTTCAAGTTGAGATTGAGATTGACCTGTATATGCTCCACTTTGAGCGGATGCTGTCCCACCTCCGCGGAATGGTTTCGAAtatctttcaattttttcatCTGTCTTAAGATATGGTTGAAAACCAATTTGAGCTTGACTTGAAGTACTTCCTTCACCATTTGCTTGAGCATCTGCCATTCCACCTTTGGAGCTTGCTTGTACTTGGGAATTTGTACCATGATTCCAGCCACTGCTTTGTGCACCTGTTGTTGTAGCACCTAATTCTGAATTTAATTGAACTTGTGTTTGACTCTTTCCATAACCACCAACTCCTTGAGCATTGCTTACTGCACCTTCTTTACCACCATTAATTTCAGCTTGTGCACTTTTATTTATGTCAGTACTACCAGCTTGAGCTGAGAATGATCCAGTACCACTATAAGTACCTGTTACTTGAGATTGAGCTGTACCTTGTTGAAACTTGCCTTGAGCTGATGCGCTTGCTTGAGTACCTGAATCTGTTTGTTTCACAGAACTAGATGCTTGAGAATTAGAGTTATCACTTTCTACAGGTAAAAGATTACTAGGTTGTTGATAATATTGAGGAATCTCTCCAGTATTTGTTATGGATCTTATATTGGATGGATACTGTATACTACCAGGATATTGTTTGATACCTTGTCCTTCACCTGGGTATTGTTCAATTGGGTATTGTCCATGCCCTACAAGACTTGAAGTTAAAGCTCCTTTATCTTGCCATCTTGAACTGCCAGGATATTGTCCTTGCAATGGATAACTCGGCGGTATTATTGCACGATTTTCCGAGTATTTTCCTTGAAAAGAATCTCTTGTACCATCAAGATTGCTTGTTCCTGGTGCAGTACCTGTAGAATAGGTAATATCACCACTTGGAGCTGTGACAGATATTTTTGGTATAATGCCTCCATTAATCTTTTTACCTGGTATCACGTTTCCTGGATAATGTACAGTTTCTCCTAATTGACTTACTGGTGGTGAAATACCACCGCCATAAACACCTGTAACATCAGTAGGACGACCAGGAAAAGTCCTTGGCGTACCTGATGTTCCAAAAAATTGTCTAGGGGACTGTCCACCAGGATACACATTAGCATCTCCAATTGCTTTTGAGTCTGTTATAATTTGGCCATGGAGAGTATCTGGTACAGTACCACTAGTATAAACACCACTTGGGTAAGGTACACTACCACTAGTTACAGTACCAGGTACTCCAGGGTAAGTAACATCATCACTAGTCGTAGTACCAGGTACACCTCCAGGATAAGCTATGCCACTACCAGTTGTTGTACCAGAAATTATTCCAGGGTATGTTATGCCACCAGCAGTTGCAGTACCAGGCAGACCTCCGGGATAAACTGCACCATCACCAGTAGTAGTACCAAGTACACCTCCAGGATAAGTTACACCACCACCAGTTGTAGTACTAGGTACACCTCCAGGGTAAGCTACAGTACCACCAATTGTAGTAGCAGCCACACCTCCAGGATAAGCAACATGACCACCAGTTGTAATACCAGACACACCTCCAGGGTAAACTGTACTACCACCTGTTAAAGTTCTAGGCACTCCTCCAGGATAAGCTACACCATGACCAGTTGTTGTACCAGGTGCACTTTTAGGATGAACTACACCACCGCCTGTTACGGTACCAGGCACTCCTCCAGGATAAGTTACACCACGACCAGTTGTTGTACCAGGTGCACTTTTAGGATGAACTACATCACCGCCTGTTACAGTACCAGGCACTCCTCCAGGATAAGTTATACTTAGACCAGTTGTTGCACCAGGTACACCTTCAGGGTGAACTGCATCAGCACCTGTTATAGTACCAGGCACTCCTCTAGGATAAGTTACA
This portion of the Bombus affinis isolate iyBomAffi1 chromosome 1, iyBomAffi1.2, whole genome shotgun sequence genome encodes:
- the LOC126917118 gene encoding negative elongation factor B is translated as MNTVKNSCEIGNGLDDLGIPGQGFLRDALTSCTDPLKAIEEFQLENGILLPSLRPMLPLLDLHGVRRLDFHASVLEELREKLIKRINEIGTERADRGSAGDRRLKELLSKSFPAVRVAALRPVVMCILRNTPHIEDKYLRVLVREKELYNDADTEVKRQIWKDNQSLFGDEVSPLFSRYIIEKEQILFDHRNLNSLFFMPSPKVRRQGEVVQKLAHMIGHSVKLYDMVLQFLRTLFLRTKNIHYCTLRAELLMALHDLEVQDIISVDPCHKFTWCLDACIREKNVDIKRSRELQGFLDSIKRGQEQVLGDLSMILCDPYAVNFLASSAIKIALHLINGEALPRENAVLVLLLRMLALGLSAWQMIDSQDFKEPKLDSQVVTKFLPALMSLMVDDQIRQLNCKLPPDERESAIAIIEHSGPPPDACQAYAQLSGVAAVLSMYYALHVGGGGGIGRGRGDARGLMRVLATLPNCQAQRAFEDPFLHTLVSLLILNMADEFPNESFCTVIFDEFFLAGLGRDNVTRHLLKLLWYIHLKLPPTRLHTLIKALQPTSQHNEAVHNLYEALRDKIGNRSMEDQLTTTQIDTLGLECPPSPLTGVPTPAL
- the LOC126917128 gene encoding coiled-coil domain-containing protein 102A — encoded protein: MAQSTASGTSSRRYMREHDVNGPSSSRYVDSEWETKEALRQRELEEARARAAQMEKTMRWWSDCTANWREKWSKVRNERNMAREEAKTLRSKLEIAVKDANSYKHECQELELQNEQLKKEMEKIHMVLLKHAGQFDQQIFTVLESDPQLRNTLGIDELLKFYNNVEQSESVNSQKDLLTCKVLDDSNVCLGSHSILPDRDIEEYVLQGAVPKHAVELYKESPLNSLDKDIARLVADSNSVEDNVEKNSSSLQTRTDDSYVQKIILLQHKLDEATKTISTEREEKNSLHRGIEKLKAEIIQLRKQCEELEESKADVTRELLELKDRFQIKLSDVQAGIIDEASSREGMNRRLCELRAELEKLQAENAAEWGKRERLETEKISLERENKQLRNELNDLQERIESRRSRPVSTSDSDTRQLQQEFLVRNVTILKKSLEEKTTELSHAMRRSEQYEAEVKRVRARVEELKKELAAVQDEVDAATNSVRKLQRANEDLLEQLESANVQLEHFRNSTDTYSVDVGIGENLEEKLHITNDGKLTNEYEPQEA